The Setaria italica strain Yugu1 chromosome IX, Setaria_italica_v2.0, whole genome shotgun sequence genome has a window encoding:
- the LOC101779607 gene encoding uncharacterized protein LOC101779607 isoform X1: MEPAAAPPEFVEVRCAGCGETLEVEPALTEFACPDCGTQQALPPELMPQPPPRPRRALPIPGRGPAAAAPVPVPVLAPAPARMACGACAALLSVPAGLARFACPLCGVELTVDGGRLRVYFASPPRVSVSVLAAPPAGITLRPSPHRRPEGQVERHNHPTCSIHREERFSSSKTGAIHTMLAQKEPSIHSARREESRIKPLNKTIAKSSARKTKFPACSESTGVEKVRQEPPIHASSASSSQVCPSNFSVRAHGQQPVEDIASHGQEINEYRAGSSTIQHEMIETPNQVNCVEQAQGEYHSNATGWNLKRKRSGNSANVQKGKGLSSYPNGGFHLRRSSRLSKQPENPINNEPVQQPAALNQCNSDTLNIDKIISNLCASPLPQHQMPQSSSSQSGQVDAATGPPQSNHGASRDGKFPLCYSQLYPPEVPGEHSLDRIGDEQPHSPEAQFHVMHVQQEDAQRGHSLLGSAVKSSGKRRGRGPQPTRLIQPRREVDRPVLTPNIIDKWDVNPPCPKVASTITILLKQKYPGSTYLPAGQRREVPPNGEVVLHWQQYPPETRDAILNEFLQRYKWAPGREAECLKLFERRAARQFAGILSEEKRKVRVKFAAVDKSTEATGTHRSNGHAESEDEDQEEEPEDQQALERHDDEDPLLWKPSPPAWMYPSWWERLCEHWAKEEVLKMSSQNRKNRYIGGRAHHTSGSRSIAMHRQIMVIENGGMPVSELEVFNKTHRRNAGTGEFVSERAKRTVEGFKKRMEEAGDKIHPHLAWVQEVGGRNRGRYYGLTGIIDKNKVDELAKSTPNCFAIKGHRQKFTQEQVQQMINQALQGLNETWEKKFKSLEQSVCGGIDPEHAPGSSAAREGGQEDQSGRHQDASDAQSEESREDDDEEVVSTSV; this comes from the exons atggagccggcggcggcgccgccggagttCGTCGAGGTGCGGTGCGCGGGGTGCGGCGAGACTCTGGAGGTGGAGCCGGCGCTCACCGAGTTCGCCTGCCCCGACTGCGGGACCCAGCAGGCGCTCCCGCCGGAGCTCATGCCGCagcccccgccgcgcccgcgccgggcgCTGCCCATCCCCGGCCgcgggcccgccgccgccgcacctgtGCCTGTGCCCGTGCTGGCACCGGCTCCCGCGCGTATGGCGTGCGGCGCCTGCGCCGCGCTGCTGAGCGTGCCGGCGGGCCTGGCGCGCTTCGCGTGCCCTCTTTGCGGCGTCGAGCTAACTGTCGACGGCGGGCGTCTCCGGGTATACTTCGCCTCCCCGCCCCGCGTCAGTGTCTCCGTCCTGGCGGCGCCCCCAGCCGGCATCACTTTGAGGCCATCCCCACACCGGCGTCCCGAG GGTCAAGTAGAAAGGCATAATCACCCGACTTGTTCAATTCACAGAGAGGAGAGATTCAGCTCTTCCAAAACAGGAGCAATCCACACCATGTTAGCACAAAAAGAGCCTAGTATCCATTCAGCTCGTAGGGAGGAGTCACGTATCAAGCCACTCAATAAGACCATTGCCAAGTCTAGTGCAAGGAAAACTAAATTTCCAGCTTGTTCTGAATCTACAGGTGTGGAAAAAGTACGACAAGAACCTCCCATACATGCAAGCTCTGCCTCTTCGTCACAAGTTTGTCCTTCGAATTTTTCAGTTCGTGCACATGGACAGCAACCTGTAGAGGACATTGCAAGTCATGGACAGGAGATAAATGAATATCGAGCTGGATCAAGTACCATCCAGCATGAAATGATAGAGACCCCAAATCAAGTCAATTGTGTTGAACAGGCACAAGGTGAGTATCACAGCAATGCAACTGGATGGAATCTGAAGAGGAAAAGAAGCGGCAATAGTGCAAATGTTCAGAAGGGGAAGGGCTTGAGTAGTTATCCAAATGGAGGGTTCCATCTTAGGCGTAGCTCACGTTTGTCAAAGCAGCCAGAAAATCCTATCAACAATGAGCCTGTCCAGCAGCCAGCTGCTTTAAATCAATGTAATTCAGATACTCTGAACATTGATAAGATCATTTCCAATCTGTGTGCCAGTCCATTGCCTCAGCACCAAATGCCTCAATCAAGCTCAAGCCAGTCAGGCCAAGTTGATGCAGCCACTGGACCACCACAATCAAATCATGGTGCATCTCGAGATGGGAAATTCCCACTCTGCTACAGTCAATTGTACCCTCCGGAGGTCCCGGGTGAACACTCGCTTGATAGAATTGGTGACGAGCAGCCACATTCACCAGAGGCCCAATTTCATGTTATGCATGTGCAACAG GAGGATGCACAGAGGGGCCACTCCCTGTTAGGATCTGCTGTGAAATCGTCAGGGAAGCGTAGAGGACGTGGACCTCAACCTACAAGACTAATCCAACCACGAAGGGAAGTTGACAGGCCTGTCTTGACACCCAATATTATTGA CAAATGGGATGTCAACCCACCTTGCCCTAAGGTGGCCTCTACCATCACTATTCTTTTGAAGCAGAAGTACCCTGGGTCTACCTATCTGCCAGCTGGTCAGCGAAGAGAAGTTCCACCCAATGGAGAAGTGGTTCTCCACTGGCAACAGTATCCTCCAGAAACAAGGGATGCTATTTTGAATGAATTTCTT CAACGCTACAAGTGGGCCCCTGGCCGAGAAGCAGAGTGTCTGAAGCTATTTGAGCGCAGAGCAGCAAGACAATTTGCCGGTATCCTAAGTGAAGAGAAGCGAAAGGTTAGAGTAAAGTTTGCTGCAGTAGACAAATCCACTGAAGCTACAGGCACACACAGGTCCAACGGACATGCAGAGTCAGAAGATGAAGATCAAGAAGAAGAGCCAGAGGACCAGCAAGCATTGGAGAGACATGACGACGAGGACCCATTACTGTGGAAACCTTCCCCCCCTGCATGGATGTACCCAAGTTGGTGGGAGAGGCTATGCGAACACTGGGCCAAAGAAGAAGTCTTAAAGATGTCTTCCCAGAACAGGAAGAACCGGTACATTGGGGGTCGTGCTCATCACACATCGGGTTCACGGAGCATTGCGATGCATAGGCAGATTATG GTTATAGAAAATGGTGGGATGCCAGTGTCAGAACTAGAGGTGTTCAACAAGACCCATAGGCGTAATGCTGGCACAGGGGAATTTGTCAGTGAGAGAGCAAAGCGAACTGTG GAGGGCTTCAAGAAACGTATGGAGGAGGCTGGTGATAAGATACACCCCCACCTTGCATGGGTGCAGGAAGTAGGGGGTCGGAACCGTGGAAGGTACTATGGGCTCACTGGTATCATTGACAAGAACAAGGTTGATGAGTTAGCAAAGTCCACACCAAATTGTTTTGCTATAAAAGGGCACCGGCAGAAGTTCACGCAGGAGCAGGTGCAGCAGATGATTAATCAGGCCCTGCAGGGGTTAAATGAAACCTGGGAGAAGAAGTTTAAGTCCTTGGAGCAAAGTGTGTGTGGAGGTATTGATCCTGAG CATGCCCCTGGATCTTCTGCAGCTAGAGAGGGAGGCCAGGAGGATCAGTCAGGACGTCATCAG GATGCGTCAGATGCGCAGTCCGAGGAAAGCCGcgaggacgacgatgaggaAGTGGTGTCTACAAGCGTCTGA
- the LOC101779607 gene encoding uncharacterized protein LOC101779607 isoform X2, translating into MEPAAAPPEFVEVRCAGCGETLEVEPALTEFACPDCGTQQALPPELMPQPPPRPRRALPIPGRGPAAAAPVPVPVLAPAPARMACGACAALLSVPAGLARFACPLCGVELTVDGGRLRVYFASPPRVSVSVLAAPPAGITLRPSPHRRPEGQVERHNHPTCSIHREERFSSSKTGAIHTMLAQKEPSIHSARREESRIKPLNKTIAKSSARKTKFPACSESTGVEKVRQEPPIHASSASSSQVCPSNFSVRAHGQQPVEDIASHGQEINEYRAGSSTIQHEMIETPNQVNCVEQAQGEYHSNATGWNLKRKRSGNSANVQKGKGLSSYPNGGFHLRRSSRLSKQPENPINNEPVQQPAALNQCNSDTLNIDKIISNLCASPLPQHQMPQSSSSQSGQVDAATGPPQSNHGASRDGKFPLCYSQLYPPEVPGEHSLDRIGDEQPHSPEAQFHVMHVQQEDAQRGHSLLGSAVKSSGKRRGRGPQPTRLIQPRREVDRPVLTPNIIDKWDVNPPCPKVASTITILLKQKYPGSTYLPAGQRREVPPNGEVVLHWQQYPPETRDAILNEFLQRYKWAPGREAECLKLFERRAARQFAGILSEEKRKVRVKFAAVDKSTEATGTHRSNGHAESEDEDQEEEPEDQQALERHDDEDPLLWKPSPPAWMYPSWWERLCEHWAKEEVLKMSSQNRKNRYIGGRAHHTSGSRSIAMHRQIMVIENGGMPVSELEVFNKTHRRNAGTGEFVSERAKRTVEGFKKRMEEAGDKIHPHLAWVQEVGGRNRGRYYGLTGIIDKNKVDELAKSTPNCFAIKGHRQKFTQEQVQQMINQALQGLNETWEKKFKSLEQSVCGACPWIFCS; encoded by the exons atggagccggcggcggcgccgccggagttCGTCGAGGTGCGGTGCGCGGGGTGCGGCGAGACTCTGGAGGTGGAGCCGGCGCTCACCGAGTTCGCCTGCCCCGACTGCGGGACCCAGCAGGCGCTCCCGCCGGAGCTCATGCCGCagcccccgccgcgcccgcgccgggcgCTGCCCATCCCCGGCCgcgggcccgccgccgccgcacctgtGCCTGTGCCCGTGCTGGCACCGGCTCCCGCGCGTATGGCGTGCGGCGCCTGCGCCGCGCTGCTGAGCGTGCCGGCGGGCCTGGCGCGCTTCGCGTGCCCTCTTTGCGGCGTCGAGCTAACTGTCGACGGCGGGCGTCTCCGGGTATACTTCGCCTCCCCGCCCCGCGTCAGTGTCTCCGTCCTGGCGGCGCCCCCAGCCGGCATCACTTTGAGGCCATCCCCACACCGGCGTCCCGAG GGTCAAGTAGAAAGGCATAATCACCCGACTTGTTCAATTCACAGAGAGGAGAGATTCAGCTCTTCCAAAACAGGAGCAATCCACACCATGTTAGCACAAAAAGAGCCTAGTATCCATTCAGCTCGTAGGGAGGAGTCACGTATCAAGCCACTCAATAAGACCATTGCCAAGTCTAGTGCAAGGAAAACTAAATTTCCAGCTTGTTCTGAATCTACAGGTGTGGAAAAAGTACGACAAGAACCTCCCATACATGCAAGCTCTGCCTCTTCGTCACAAGTTTGTCCTTCGAATTTTTCAGTTCGTGCACATGGACAGCAACCTGTAGAGGACATTGCAAGTCATGGACAGGAGATAAATGAATATCGAGCTGGATCAAGTACCATCCAGCATGAAATGATAGAGACCCCAAATCAAGTCAATTGTGTTGAACAGGCACAAGGTGAGTATCACAGCAATGCAACTGGATGGAATCTGAAGAGGAAAAGAAGCGGCAATAGTGCAAATGTTCAGAAGGGGAAGGGCTTGAGTAGTTATCCAAATGGAGGGTTCCATCTTAGGCGTAGCTCACGTTTGTCAAAGCAGCCAGAAAATCCTATCAACAATGAGCCTGTCCAGCAGCCAGCTGCTTTAAATCAATGTAATTCAGATACTCTGAACATTGATAAGATCATTTCCAATCTGTGTGCCAGTCCATTGCCTCAGCACCAAATGCCTCAATCAAGCTCAAGCCAGTCAGGCCAAGTTGATGCAGCCACTGGACCACCACAATCAAATCATGGTGCATCTCGAGATGGGAAATTCCCACTCTGCTACAGTCAATTGTACCCTCCGGAGGTCCCGGGTGAACACTCGCTTGATAGAATTGGTGACGAGCAGCCACATTCACCAGAGGCCCAATTTCATGTTATGCATGTGCAACAG GAGGATGCACAGAGGGGCCACTCCCTGTTAGGATCTGCTGTGAAATCGTCAGGGAAGCGTAGAGGACGTGGACCTCAACCTACAAGACTAATCCAACCACGAAGGGAAGTTGACAGGCCTGTCTTGACACCCAATATTATTGA CAAATGGGATGTCAACCCACCTTGCCCTAAGGTGGCCTCTACCATCACTATTCTTTTGAAGCAGAAGTACCCTGGGTCTACCTATCTGCCAGCTGGTCAGCGAAGAGAAGTTCCACCCAATGGAGAAGTGGTTCTCCACTGGCAACAGTATCCTCCAGAAACAAGGGATGCTATTTTGAATGAATTTCTT CAACGCTACAAGTGGGCCCCTGGCCGAGAAGCAGAGTGTCTGAAGCTATTTGAGCGCAGAGCAGCAAGACAATTTGCCGGTATCCTAAGTGAAGAGAAGCGAAAGGTTAGAGTAAAGTTTGCTGCAGTAGACAAATCCACTGAAGCTACAGGCACACACAGGTCCAACGGACATGCAGAGTCAGAAGATGAAGATCAAGAAGAAGAGCCAGAGGACCAGCAAGCATTGGAGAGACATGACGACGAGGACCCATTACTGTGGAAACCTTCCCCCCCTGCATGGATGTACCCAAGTTGGTGGGAGAGGCTATGCGAACACTGGGCCAAAGAAGAAGTCTTAAAGATGTCTTCCCAGAACAGGAAGAACCGGTACATTGGGGGTCGTGCTCATCACACATCGGGTTCACGGAGCATTGCGATGCATAGGCAGATTATG GTTATAGAAAATGGTGGGATGCCAGTGTCAGAACTAGAGGTGTTCAACAAGACCCATAGGCGTAATGCTGGCACAGGGGAATTTGTCAGTGAGAGAGCAAAGCGAACTGTG GAGGGCTTCAAGAAACGTATGGAGGAGGCTGGTGATAAGATACACCCCCACCTTGCATGGGTGCAGGAAGTAGGGGGTCGGAACCGTGGAAGGTACTATGGGCTCACTGGTATCATTGACAAGAACAAGGTTGATGAGTTAGCAAAGTCCACACCAAATTGTTTTGCTATAAAAGGGCACCGGCAGAAGTTCACGCAGGAGCAGGTGCAGCAGATGATTAATCAGGCCCTGCAGGGGTTAAATGAAACCTGGGAGAAGAAGTTTAAGTCCTTGGAGCAAAGTGTGTGTGGAG CATGCCCCTGGATCTTCTGCAGCTAG
- the LOC111255837 gene encoding uncharacterized protein LOC111255837 — protein sequence MDSVQDIPLEEPFTSSRADTGTEIPVVGRLQNEPANPSSHREESHVEPLDETISRPSKKKSRFVAGPDSYPARKVHIEHHNQAVYASEAQRVHSKSSVHTDKVDDRFTNGTVAVHSKQKDGNVFVPSIIEQERTKSLNQAVDDQQPAGEIPNNMVHADKVQVDFASEAGNGKKSAKDSRGNTKRKIKILTNSSNALPHLRRSKRLVKESHNLVDVDPIEKIDTSPNQNLSEAPEIEKTLADSDPSSPAQDRFPHGGSNERDGVDATTPPALNHGTQQDDQFPRTQMYSPETRWALPVASSNSWHDCEILQESFSGVGQLDRGYAEVCSPAEMQNQDMHGNWHRKLAATRTIWDRYNSSLTMKPFRAWKAKKEWFQWLFFKWWDAP from the coding sequence ATGGACAGCGTCCAAGACATTCCATTAGAGGAGCCATTTACTTCATCCAGAGCTGACACTGGAACAGAAATTCCTGTAGTGGGAAGGCTACAAAATGAGCCTGCTAACCCTTCATCACATAGAGAGGAGTCACATGTTGAGCCACTTGATGAGACTATTTCCAGACCCAGCAAGAAGAAATCTAGATTTGTAGCTGGCCCTGATTCTTATCCTGCAAGGAAGGTGCATATAGAGCATCATAATCAAGCTGTGTATGCATCAGAGGCACAAAGAGTTCATTCAAAGTCTTCAGTTCATACAGACAAGGTGGACGATAGGTTTACCAATGGCACAGTTGCAGTACACAGCAAGCAGAAAGATGGAAATGTGTTTGTACCTAGTATAATCGAACAGGAGCGGACAAAGTCTCTGAATCAAGCTGTGGATGATCAGCAGCCGGCAGGTGAAATTCCCAATAATATGGTTCATGCAGACAAGGTGCAAGTGGATTTTGCCAGTGAAGCAGGAAACGGTAAAAAGAGTGCCAAAGATAGTAGAGGAAATACAAAAAGGAAAATCAAGATTTTAACGAATTCTTCAAATGCATTGCCTCATCTCAGGCGCAGTAAGCGGTTGGTAAAGGAATCACACAACCTAGTTGACGTTGATCCTATTGAGAAAATAGATACTTCCCCTAATCAAAACCTATCTGAAGCTCCAGAGATTGAAAAAACTTTGGCAGATTCTGACCCTAGTTCTCCTGCTCAGGACCGATTTCCTCATGGTGGCTCTAATGAGCGGGATGGTGTTGATGCAACTACACCACCTGCTTTGAATCATGGTACACAACAAGATGATCAGTTCCCGCGTACCCAGATGTACTCTCCAGAGACTAGGTGGGCACTTCCAGTTGCAAGCTCAAATTCATGGCATGACTGTGAGATACTTCAGGAGAGTTTTAGTGGGGTTGGCCAACTTGATAGAGGTTATGCAGAAGTGTGTTCTCCAGCAGAGATGCAAAATCAGGATATGCATGGCAACTGGCACAGGAAACTTGCAGCGACAAGAACCATTTGGGACAGATACAACTCAAGCCTCACAATGAAACCTTTCAGAGCATGGAAGGCAAAAAAGGAATGGTTTCAATGGCTCTTCTTCAAATGGTGGGATGCACCCTGA
- the LOC101780005 gene encoding uncharacterized protein LOC101780005 translates to MGLDNGGKLAIDIDSHSPTMVLRESDDHRACQTKDTRDQPNKEAQCTQLGSHSVQRQVGSGKRGSYCGAIGVSKKSQHESSSKSSPVCLSKQGQQPMFTKEQVQEMINQALQGLNEAWEKKFLSLEQKMPSMSSSHIVPNGVKEPSLAVGRSKCCKLARQWRTQLLVKTRPKFSVKTTTYKLLSWSCM, encoded by the exons ATG GGCTTGGATAATGGTGGAAAGCTGGCGATTGACATTGATTCACATTCACCCACCATGGTATTGAGGGAGTCTGATGACCACAGGGCATGTCAAACTAAG GATACCAGAGATCAACCTAATAAGGAGGCACAGTGCACTCAACTAGGCTCCCATTCTGTGCAGAGACAGGTGGGAAGTGGGAAGCGTGGGAGCTACTGTGGTGCCATCGGTGTCAGCAAGAAGTCCCAGCACGAGTCATCATCTAAATCCTCCCCAGTTTGTTTGAGCAAACAGGGACAACAGCCAATGTTCACAAAAGAACAGGTGCAAGAGATGATTAATCAAGCCCTGCAAGGGTTAAATGAAGCTTGGGAGAAGAAATTTTTGTCCTTGGAGCAAAAGATGCCCAGCATGTCCTCATCACACATCGTCCCTAAT GGTGTGAAGGAGCCCTCATTGGCTGTTGGAAGAAGCAAATGTTGCAAACTGGCACGGCAG TGGCGGACCCAGCTTTTGGTCAAGACTAGGCCAAAATTCAGCGTCAAAACTACCACATACAAGCTTTTATCATGGTCTTGTATGTAA